TGAAGGAGGCCGCTAATGAAGGAAATTCGTGAAATCCTGCTTACCCCGCACGTGACCGAAGAAACCATGAAGAACATGGTGAATCCGCGTAACGACGTGCACAGGTACGTTTTCAAGGTTGCCATGAACGCTACCAAGACCGAAATCAAGGACGCTATCGAAAAGCGCTTTGAAGTGAAGGTCGACGCTGTGAACACCGCCATTACCCGCGGTAAGATCAAGCGCGTTCGCATGGTTCCTGGCAAGAAACCCAACTGGAAGAAGGCCTACATCACGCTGAAGGCCGGGCAAAAGATTGCCGAGTTCGAAGGAGTATAACTATGGGTCTGAAATCTTATAGACCGCTTACCCCGACGCTGCGCTACAAGCAGATTGGTGACCGCAAGGAAATTACGGCCGAAAAGCCGTACAAGCCGCTCACCGAAGGCATCAAGAGCAGCTCCGGTCGTAACAACGCTGGTGAAATCACTTCCCGCCGTCGCGGCGGTGGCCACAAGAAACTGTACCGTATCATCGATTTCAAGCGCCAGTTCGCAGGCATCCCCTGCACTGTCGAGACGATCGAGTACGATCCGAACCGTACGGCCCGTATCGCCCTGGTCAAGTACCAGAACGGCAAGCGCGCCTACATCGTCGCTCCGGCTAACGTGAAGGTCGGCGATGTGCTGAATTCCGGCGAAGGTGCCGAATTCCGCGTGGGTAACGCTCTCCCGATTCGCGACATTCCGCTGAACACCATGATCCACAACATTGAGCTGAAGCCCGGCAAGGGTGCCCAGCTGGTCCGCTCCGCCGGTGCCGCTGCCGAACTCGTCGCCAAGGACGGCAAGCTCTGCCAGGTCAGGATGCCGAGTGGCGAAGTCCGCTTCATCTCTGAAGATTGCCTCGCCGTTGTGGGCCAGGTTTCCAACATCGACCACATGAATGAATCCTCGGGCTCTGCCGGCCGCTCCCGCTGGCTTGGCAAGCGTCCCTCCGTCCGCGGTGTCGTTATGAACCCGGTCGACCACCCGCTCGGTGGTGGTGAAGGACGTACCTCTGGTGGTCGTCATCCGTGCTCTCCGTGGGGTAAGAACTCGAAGGGTGCAAAAACTCGTAACAACAAGCGTACCGATAAGTACATCGTGCGCCGTCGTCAGAAGAGGGCCTAATTCATGTCGAGATCCCTTAAGAAAGGTGCGTTCGTGGATTCCCACGTTCTCAACAAGGCCCAGGCTATGGCTGGCTCCGACAAGAAGCAGCCGATCAAGACCTGGTCCCGTCGTTCCACCATCGTTCCGGATATGGTCGGACTTACCTTCTCCGTGTACAACGGAAAGCAGTTCCTCCCGGTCTATGTTTCTGAAAACATGGTCGGCCATAAGCTCGGCGAATTCGCAATGACCCGCACGTTCCGCGGCCACCGCAAGACGGAAACCGCCGCTGGAGGTAAGAAATAATGCAAGCTGTTGCTAAAGTGAAAAACGTCCGTTACGGTGTGCGCAAGCTCCGCCGTGTCGTGGACCTGGTTCGTGGCAAGCGTGTTGACGAAGCATTCGCAATGCTTTCCATTCTCCACACCAAGACCAAGGGCGCCCCGCTCGTCGAGAACGCTCTCAAGTCTGCCGTCGCGAACTACAAGCAGAAGGCCGCTGGTGCGGTCGCTGCCGAAGAGCTCGTGATCAAGACCATCGCTGCCGATGGCGGTACGATCATGAAGCGTATCCACCCGCGTTCCCAGGGCCGTGCTTTCCGTATCGAAAAGCCGCTCTCTCACCTCACCGTCGTCGTCGCCGACAAGGAGAAATAACAATGGGTCACAAGAGTCATCCCAATGGTCTTCGTCTTGGCGTTATCCGCGGTTGGGAATCCAAGTGGTATGCCGAAGACAATTTCGCAGATCTTCTTTATGAAGACATCACCCTCCGTCGCTACTTGATGAAGCGCTTCGAACATGCCTCCCTCTCCAAGGTCGGCATCGAACGCACCGTCAAGAAGGTGAACGTGAACCTCTTTACCGCCCGCCCGGGTATCGTTATCGGTAAGAAGGGCGAAGAACTCGATCGCGTCAAGAGCGAACTCCAGTTCCTCACCGGTAAGGAAATCTTCATCAGCGTGCACGAGATCAAGCGCCCGGAAACGGATGCCAAGCTCGTCGCTGAAAACATCGCGCGTCAGCTCGAAAAGCGTATCTCCTTCCGCCGCGCCATGAAGCGCGCCATCCAGTCCGCTATGCGCCTGGGTGTCGAAGGTATCAAGGTGCAGTGCGGCGGCCGTCTCGGCGGTGCCGAAATTGCCCGCGTCGAGAAGTATGCCGAAGGCCGCGTGCCTCTGCACACTCTCCGTGCTGACATTGACTACGCGACTTCCATTGCTAAGACCGTCTATGGTGCCATCGGTATCAAGGTGTGGATCATGCACGGCGAAAAGATTGGCAAGGACGTCATGAACGACAACAAGAGAGAGAAGTAATATGCTGAGTCCTAAAAGAACATTACATCGTAAGCAGATGAAAGGCCGCATGAAGGGTGTCGCTTCCCGCGGCAATTCCATGGCCTTCGGCGAATTCGGCATTCAGGCTCTTGAAAAGTGCTGGCTGACGGCTCGCCAGATCGAAGCGGCTCGTATCGCTATGACCCGTAAGATCAAGCGTGGCGGTCGCGTGTGGATCCGCGTGTTCCCCGACAAGCCCATCACTCGTCACCCGGCCGAAGCCCGTATGGGTAAGGGTAAGGGCGGCGTCGAATTCTGGGTCGCCGTGATTCTTCCGGGTCGCATCATTTTCGAAATGGGCGGTGTTGAACGTGAACTCGCCATGGAAGCCCTCCATGTCGCTTCGCAGAAGCTCCCCCTCAAGTGCAAAATCATCGAAGAATCGGAGATCTAATGAAGGCACGTGACATTAAAAACGAACTGAGAGCTCTCGACGTGAAGCAGCTCAAGGAAAAGCTGGCTCAGTTGAATCTCGATTTGTTCAATTACCGCATGACTGCGAAGCTCGGTAATTTGGAAAAACCCTCTATGATTCAGGCTGCCCGCAGGGACATCGCCCGTATCAAGACCATCCTCAGCGAAAAGGCCAAGGCATAAGCCGGCAGGAGCAGGAAATGGATAGAAACCTTCGTAAAGTCAAGCAGGGAATTGTCAGTTCTGACAAGATGGACAAGACCATCACGGTTGTGGTTGAAAACCGCAAGCGTCATCCCATGTACAACAAGATCATGACCACCACCAAGAAGCTCAAGGCTCACGACGAAAATAACGAAGCGGGCGAGGGTGACCTGGTGGAAATCATGGAAACTCGTCCTCTTTCCGCAACCAAGCGCTGGCGTCTCGTCCGCGTGGTCGAAAAGAAGAAGTAAACTCCTGGAGTAAGGCGAATTATGATTCAAGAAGAAACCAGACTCGTCGTGGCTGACAACAGTGGAGCCAAGGAAGTCGCCTGCATCCGTGTTTTGGGTGGCACGAACCGTCGCTATGCTAGCATCGGTGATGTCATCAAGGTAGCCGTTAAGGACGCTATCCCCCAGAGCAAGGTGAAGAAGGGTTCCGTGGCCGACGCCGTCGTCGTGCGTACGCGCAAAGAAATCTCCCGTCCGGACGGAACGTTCATTCGTTTCTCGGACAACGCAGTTGTGCTCATCACCAAGGATGGCGAACCGCGTGGAACCCGTATTTTTGGACCGGTGGCTCGTGAGCTCCGCGAAAAGAATTACATGAAGATCATCTCCCTCGCACCTGAGGTTCTCTAATGGCAAACATCAAGAAGAATGATAACGTCAAGGTGATTTCCGGTGCCTTCAAGGGCAAGACCGGCACCGTGATTAGTGTCAAGGCCGGCAAGGTGACCGTCAAGGACGTGAACGTCTGCAAGCGTCACGAGAAGCCGAGCCAGACCAACCAAACTGGCGGCATCATCGAGAAGGAAATGCCCATCGACATTTCCAATGTGATGCTCCTCGAAGGCAACACGCCTGTCCGTACCCGCATCGTTCGCGAGAAGGGCAAGAAGGGCGTTCGTACCAGTGTCAAGACTGGAAAGGCTGTGTAAGGTAAAGAAATGAACCAGATGAAGCAATTTTATCTCGAAAAAGTCGTTCCGGCCTTGCAAGCAAAGTTTGCCTACAAGAACGTGATGGAAATTCCCCGTCTCCAGAAGATCGTGGTGAACATGGGCGTGGGCGCTGCCGCTCAGAATCGCAAGATTCTCGATGAAGCCGCTGAAACCCTCACGGCCATCACCGGTCAGAAGGCAGTCGTCACCACCGCGAAGAAGGCTATCGCCAACTTCCACCTCCGTGAAGGCATCGGCATCGGTGCCAAGGTCACTCTCCACGGCGACATGATGTGGGACTTCCTCTATCGTTTCATCAACATCAACCTCCCGCGTGTCCGTGACTTCCGTGGTCTTGCACGCCGTGGTTTTGATGGAATGGGTAACTTCACCCTCGGTATCAAGGAACAGACGATCTTCGTCGAAATCGATATCGATAAGATTTCTCGTACCTTCGGTATGGACATCTCCTTCGTGACTTCCGCCAAGACGGACGACGAAGGCCGCGCCCTGCTCGAAGAACTTGGACTCCCCTTCAGGAAGTAAGGTAATACCATGGCAAGCAGAAGAATGATTGAAAAATGCAAGCGTACCCCGAAGTATACCGTTCGTGGGTATAACCGTTGCAAGCGTTGCGGTAGGCCGCACGCCTTTATGCGCCGCTTTGGCCTTTGCCGTATTTGCTTCCGCGAAATGGCACTCGCCGGCGAAATCCCCGGTATCACAAAGTCGTCTTGGTAAGGAGAGTATAACTCATGGCAATGACAGATCCTATCGCCGATATGCTCACCCGCGTGCGCAATGCCTGCAAGGCAAAGCTCCCCGTGGTGGACATTCCTGCCAGCAACCTGAAGCGTGAAATTGCACGCGTTCTGCAGGAAAAAGGTTTCATTAAGAAGTTCGTCGTCGTCGATGACGGCAAGCAGGGTATCCTCAAGGTTCTGCTCCGCTACACGAACGGCGTTCCCGCAATCCAGGGCCTCCAGCGCGTCTCTACGCCGGGTCTTCGTCACTACGTTGACGTGGCCAAGCTCCCGCGCGTCCGTAACGGCCTCGGCTATGCGATTATCTCCACATCTAAAGGTGTGATGACTGACCACGAAGCCCGCGAACAGAAGGTGGGTGGCGAAGTTGTCGCAAAGGTCTGGTGAGGTAAAAGATGTCCCGTATCGGAAAAGCTATTATCAATATCCCGGCTGGCGTTAAAGTCGCCGTCAATGGTCAGAACATCAAGGTGGAAGGCCCCAAGGGCAAGCTGGAAACTACTGTTCATGAGCTGATTTCCATCAAGCTCGAAGGCAACCAGCTTTCTTTCTCCCGTCCGAACGATGAAAAGTTCTCCCGCGCTATGCACGGTACCACCCGCGCCCTCGTCGCCAACATGGTCGAAGGCGTTACCAAGGGTTTCGAGAAGACTCTCGAAATCGTCGGTGTGGGCTACCGCGTCGAACAGAAGGGCAAGGACCTGAACCTCGTTCTCGGTTTCTCCCACCCGGTCATTTTCAAGGCACCCGAAGGCGTCGAGCTCAAGGCTGTCGACCCGCTGAAGATTTCCATCTCCGGCATCGACAAGCAGAAGGTCGGCCAGGCTGCTGCAGAAATCCGCAAGTACAGGAAGCCTGAACCGTACAAGGGCAAGGGCATCAAGTACACCGGCGAAATCATCCGCCGTAAGCAAGGTAAGAAGACAGGTAAATAAGGGTAAACTATGACTGCAATTGCTAAGAAAAGAATCCAGTCCAGAATCGCACGCCATGCTCGTGTGCGCAAGACTGTTGTCGGAACTGCAGAATGCCCTCGTTTGGCTGTTCGCCGTTCCTTGTCCCACATGGTCGCCCAGATTATCGATGATGCGAACAACAAGTCTCTCGCTCAGGTCGCAACGACTGCCAAGGAATTCCAGGGCAAGTTCGCCGAAATGACGAAGACGGAACAGGCCAAGCAGCTTGGCCTCCAGATCGCTGAAATCGCGAAGTCCAAGGGCATTGAATCCGTGGTCTTTGACCGCGGCGGTTACATCTATCACGGTCGCGTTCAGGCTCTCGCTGAGGGAGCTCGTGAAGGCGGACTCAAATTCTAGTGAGGTACACTTTGGAACGCGAAGCTCAAGTTTCTGAATTTGAAGACAAGGTTGTACACATCAACCGTTGCGCAAAGACCGTCAAGGGCGGTCGCCGTATGTCCTTCTCCGCTCTCGTTGTCGTCGGCAACAAGAACGGCAAGGTCGGCGTGGGTCTCGGCAAGGCTAAGGAAGTTTCCGAAGCCATCCGCAAGGGTACCGAAGCCGCTCAGCGCAATATCGTCGAAGTCCAGCTCCTCGACGGCACCATCCCGCACGACATCGAAGTGAAGAGCGGTTCTACCCGCATCCTCCTCATGCCGGCTGCTCCGGGTACTGGCGTTATCGCCGGTGCTGCCGCCCGTGCTGTTCTCGAACTCGCCGGTGTGCGCAACATCCTCACCAAGATTCACGGTTCTTCCAACCCGAGCACTGTCGTCAGCGCTTGCCTGGAAGGCCTGATGTCCCAGAAGAACAAGCAGGACTGCGCCAAGCTGCGCGGTTTTGAAGCCTAAGGAGTAATACACCATGAAGAAAGTTCGTATTACTTTGATCAAGGGCACTGTTCGCCGCCTGCCGGTGCACCGTGCCAATGTGAAGGCCCTCGGCCTCCGCAAGATCGGACAGTCTGTTGAACACGTTTTGACCCCCAGCATCCAGGGCATGATCAATGCCGTGGCTGACATGGTGAAGGTCGAGGAGATCTAATAATGGAACTCAATACTCTCAATCCTGGCAAGGCTGCCAAGGGCAAGAGCCGCAAGCGCATCGGTCGCGGTCCGGGTTCCGGTTGGGGCACCACTGCTGGCCGTGGTCAGAAGGGTGCCGGTGCTCGTAAGAGCGCCCAGGCCGGTCGTGTCGCCTTCGAAGGCGGCCAGATGCCGATCCACCGTCGCATCCCGAAGCGTGGTTTCAAGCACGCCGGTGTTGAATTCCAGATCGTCAACCTGAAGAAGCTCGCTGGCGTTAGCGTCACGGACTTCGACGCTCAGGTGATGTTCGACCAGGGTTTCATCAAGGATATTGACAAACCGATTAAGGTCCTCGCTTTTGGAACCATCGACAAGGCAATCAACGTAAAGGTTAACGCTATCAGCGAAGCTGCAAAGTCTGCAATCGAAGCTGCCGGCGGCAAAGTCGAGATCGTCTAATGGAAGCTCTCAAGAAAGCCATAGATGCGTTCGTCAACGCGTTCAAGATAGCCGACCTGCGTAAGAAGATTCTCTTCACGCTCGCCGTGCTCATCATCTACCGCGTGGGCGCACACATCACAATCCCCGGAGTAAACGCTGCCGTGCTGGCAGAATACTTCAAGAACTCGAACAACCTGTTCGGCCTGTACGACTCCTTCACGGGCGGTGCGTTTGCGAAAGCGACCGTGTTCGCCCTGGGTATCATGCCTTACATTAGCGCGAGCATCATCATCCAGTTGATGGGCTCCGTTATCCCGGGCATCCAGATGCTCCAGAAGGAAGGTCAGGAAGGCCGCGCCAAGTTGAACCAGTACACCCGCTACTTTACGGTGGCTCTCGCCGCCTTGCAGGGCTGGGGCATTTCTGTGTGGCTTTCCTCCCTCAAGGTGTCCGTTTCCGGTGTCCAGGTTTCTGCCCTCGCAGACGACTTCGCCACCGGTGCCGGTAACATCGGTTTCCGCTTACTTGCTACCCTGACCTTCACCGCAGGAACCATCTTCGTGATGTACCTGGGCGAACAGATTACTTCGCACGGTGTGGGCAACGGTATTTCTCTTATCATCTTCGCCGGTATCGTCGGGGGCCTTCCGCGGGCCTTCCTCGCCCAATGGGAAATGTTCAAGGAAGATATCCAGCCGCTCGCTAGCGAAATCATCATTCTCGCTATCGTGGTCGTGATTATCGGATTTATCGTTTTCGTAGAGCAGGCGAACCGTCGCATTCCACTCCAAAGTCCTCGCAGGACTGTCGGCAACAAGGTCATGGGTGGCCAGTCCAGCTATTTGCCCTTCAAGGTGAATACCGCTGGCGTGATCCCCGTGATTTTCGCAAGCTGCATCATGTTCATTCCGGCCATGATCGCTTCCTGGTTCCCGAACGTCTCTGCGATGCAGTCGTTCGCCATCGCGTTCGTCCCGGGTCACCTGTCCTACAGCGTGATCGACGCGCTCCTTATCATATTCTTCACCTTCTTCTACACGGCAATCCAGTACAACCCTAACGACATTGCCGAAAACCTGAAGAAGTCTGGGGGATTCATTCCGGGAGTTCGTCCGGGCAAGCAGACGGCCGAATATATTGACCACGTTTTAACCCGAATTTCTCTTCCCGGGTCGCTTTACCTCGCTTTTATTAGCGTTGCGCCCTGGTATCTGAAAGACGCCTTCGATATGAGTTTCTATATTGGGGGCACCTCGGTACTTATCGTGGTCGGTGTGGCGCTGGATACGCTTCGTCAACTCGAAGCCCAGTTGCATACCAAGAATTATGAAGGTTTCTTGAAGCATGGCCGCATTCGCGGCAGGATGGCATCTTAGTGGCTAAAGAAGAAGGCATTCAAGTAGAAGGCGTTGTGTTGGAGGCTCTCCCCAACGCATTCTTCCGTGTCCAACTCGGAAATGGTCACGAGATCCTCGCACATGTTTCAGGAAAGATGCGTCGGCATTTCATCCGAATTTTGCCGGACGATAAAGTGTTGGTAGAAATTTCTCCCTACGACCTCAATCGTGGAAGAATCACTTACCGTTACAAGTAATAGGTATTTTCAAAGAAGGTCAAACCTATGAAAATCAAAGCCTCCATCAAACCCAGATGTGAAAACTGCAAGATCATCCGTCGCAAGGGTGTATTGCGCATCATCTGTTCGAAGAACCCCCGTCACAAGCAGAAGCAGGGATAAGGAGATCGTATGGCACGTATAGCTGGTGTCGATTTGCCGAAAAACAAGACCGTCGAGTACGGTCTCACGGCAATCTATGGTGTCGGTCTGTTCACCGCAAACAAGGTCTGTGCTCAGCTGGGCATCGACAAGAACAAGAAGTGCGATGACCTCACCGAAGAAGAACAAGGTAAGATTCGTCATCTTCTCGAAGACGAATACTCCGTGGAAGGTCAGCTCCGCGCGGAAGTTACCCTGAACATCAAGCGTCTCTTGGATATCGGTTGCTACCGTGGTATCCGCCACCGCAAGGGCCTGCCGGTCCGCGGTCAGCGTTCCCGTACCAACGCCCGTACCCGCAAGGGCCCCAAGAAGACTGTGGCTAACAAGAAGAAGTAAGGAGATTCGTCGTGGCTGAAGAAGAAATCAAGGAAACCGCTGCCGCTGCTGAAGCTCCGGCCGCAGCCGCTACTGAAGAAGTTAAGGTCAAGAAGGGCAAGAAGCGTATTGACATCCAGGGCATCGCCTGCGTCAACGCCACCTTCAACAACACAATCGTCTCTATCACCGACGCTCGTGGCAACGTCGTCGCTTGGGGTTCCCCCGGTAACTCCGGCTTCAAGGGCTCCCGCAAGAGCACTCCGTTTGCCGCCCAGCTCGCTGCCGAAACTGCCGCCCACAAGGCTTTCGACCTCGGCATGCGCAAGGTGGATGTCCGCGTGAAGGGTGCCGGTGGTGGCCGTGAGTCCGCCGTCCGCGCTCTCAAGAATGCGGGCCTCGAAGTTCTCTCCATTCGAGACGTGACGGGTATTCCGCACAACGGTTGCCGTCCTAAAAAGAAGAGAAGGGTCTAATCCAAAGAGGTATCGCCTATGATGTGGAAATCACTTCAGATGCCGCGTAGCTTCCAGAAGGTGGAATCTAGCGAAGACGGTCGCAAGGCCAAGTTTGTTGTCGAGGCTCTCGAAAGGGGCTGGGGCATCACGCTCGGTAACGCTCTCCGCCGTGTGCTTCTTTCCTCCCTGCAGGGTGCGGCAATCGTCTCCGTGAAAATCGAAGGCGTTGAAAAGGAAATGTCTACGATTCCGGGTGTCAAGGAAGATGTCACGGATATCATCCTGAACTTGAAGAGCATCCGCGTGAAGCTCCTTTCCGACCATGACGAAACACTGCACCTGGATATGTCCGGTGACGGCGAAGTCACGGCCAAGGACTTCATGGACAATCCGAACGTGGTCATCCTGACCCCGGATGTCCATATCGCGACATTGAACGGGAACGCTTCGCTCTCCATGGATGTGAAGATCTCCTGTGGCCGCGGTTTTGTCCGTGCCGACGAATTGAAGGACAAGGACGCTCCGATCGGCGTTATCGCCACGGACGCTAACTTCAACCCGGTGCAGCAGGTCGCGATGCACATCAGCGATACCCGCGTTGGACAGCGTACCGATTTCAACCGCCTGGAACTCGAAATCACGACTGACGGCTCCATCGATCCCGAAGACGCCCTCGCATACGCTGCGAAGCTCCTCGTCGATCACCTGGAAATCTTCATCAACTTCGAAGGCGACCTCGAGAGCCCCGAAGAAATCGAGATGGACGAAGAACGCCAGCGTATTGCGACGCTCCTGCGCACCCGCGTGGAAGAACTCGAACTCTCCGTTCGTTCCAGCAACTGCCTGCGTATGGCCAACATCCATACCGTCGGCGAACTTGTGCGCAACAAGGAAAACGATATGCTCAAATACAAGAACTTCGGAAGGAAGTCCTTGGTGGAACTTAACGAGGTATTGACCTCCATGGGCCTTTCTTTTGGCATGGACGTCGATGACTACTTGAAGGATTAACAATGAGACACGGTGTAAAGAACAAGAAACTGGGCGTGAACGCCCAACACAAGCGTGCCATCCTCCGCGCCCTTGCTACCTCCATTATCGGTAAGGGCATGGAAGCCGAACAGTCTGCCCGCTACGTGCGCACTACGCTCCACAAGGCAAAGATTGTCCGCTCCAACGTGGACCGCATGATTACCTACGCGAAGAAGGGCGACCTTTCTGCCCGTCGCGAAGCTGCCCGCTTCATCACGAGCCCGAAGGTGCTGCAGGACCTGTTTGCTACCATCGGCCCGCGCTACGCGACCCGCAACGGTGGCTACACTCGCATCATCAAGCTCGGCCCGAACCGCGCTGGTGACGCTGCCGAAATGGCCCTCATCGGCCTCGTCGAAGACGAGATCGTCGTGAAGGAAAAGAAGGCTGCTGAACCCGCCAAGTCCGATGCCGTGAGCATGGTCGAAGGCGAAGGCAAGGCTTCCAACTAAGGCACAGCGCTTTTGCGAAAAAGGTCCGGCGTAAAAGCCGGACCTTTTTCGTATAGAAAAATGACACGGGAATGACTCTGTAGGCACGCTTTTTTTGTATTTTTGTAGAACGTCTATTTTATTGCTGGTTAATGAATTATGTCTAGGTTCGCGACATTTATCCTGTTCCTGTCTGCTTTTTGCGCCCTCTCGTTTTCGGCGACGCTCCCGAGCGGTGTTACCGGCGTGACCCAGCAGGGAATCCAGCCCAGGAGCAGCGTGACGCTTGCTCCCGCGTATTCGGAAGTCACCGTCGATTCCACGTACAAGCTGGGGCCGGGCGACTTTCTCGATATCGGGCTCGAGAACAACTACCTGACGGTGCAGATTTACCCGGACGGCTATGTCGCAATCGAGGAATGCGGTTCCGTGAAGGTGGCGGGCAAGACCCTCGCCGAGGCCCGCGAACTTATCCTCGACCTTGCATCGAAGCGCTACAAGCGCGAGTACTGCTACGTGCAGCTTTCGGCCCTCAAGCGGTTCCGCGCGAGCATCATGGGCGCGGTGGTGCACGTGGGCCAGCACCCGGTGGACCCGCAGACGCGCCTCAGCTACTTTATCCGGCAGGCGGGCGGTCCGCTCCCGACCGCGAACCTGGAAGACATTACCCTTATTAGGAACGACGATACGCTGCATATCGACTTCAACGCGATATCGACCAAGGGCGATTTCGCGAGTGACCCGATTATAGAGCAGGGTGACCGGATATTCGTGCCCTACCAGGTGATGGGCGAGAACGTCGCGCTCCTGTTCCCGGGTTACCGCACGAGCGTGCCCTACAAGGAAGGGCGCACCATTCAGGAATACTTCGAGCTTTCGGGCGCCGGCCGCCTCCACAACTACGGCTACAAGGCCGTGTGCGTGCGCGAACCGGGTAGCGACCCGCGCTGGATTCCCATAACCGAGATGAGCAAGACCACGGTGCAGGCCAACACGGAACTCGAGTTTACCGTGAAGGAGATGCTCGTTTACGTGGGCGGCGCCGTTGCCCGCATTGGGCAGGTGGAATACAACCCGAGCTGGCACGCCATCGACTACATCGCCGCGGCGGGCCTCAACACGATTTCGGGTACGTGGAGCCAGGTGAAGGTGTGGCGCGGCAACAAGCCCGACCCGCTGAAGCTGAGCGTTACCGAGGACCCGATTCTCCCCGGCGACTACATCGAGATTCCCAAGAGCCGCTACGAGGCGTTCAAGGACTTTACGCTGTTCCTCGCCTCGCTCCTCACGGTCGTGTCATCGGCCTTCATCATCTACGCCAGTTACAACAAACAGTAGCGCACTATGAAACAAGAGAGTTCAGGATTTATCGAAGTCTGCCTCAGGCTCATCAACAGCAACCTGCGGCACTTTTGGCTGTGCGCCTCTATCGTGATTATACCTACGCTCGCGGTGTTCGCCCTCGTGATGTGGGTAATCGAGCCCACGTACCGTTCCAAGGCGATTGTCACTCCCCCCTCGGCATCGAAGACGAGCCTCCAGGGTCTGGGCAGCCTTCTGGGCGGGGCTTCGGGCGGCCTCAGTTCGCTTCTCGGTTTTTCGTTCAGCGATAACGACGCGAACGCCGTGTGGACTATCCTCAATTCGTGGGAACTCCACAACATGGTCATCGACAAGTTCAACCTTGCCGAGCACTACGAGTTCGACGGCAACTTCCATGCCGACCTGCTGAAGGAATTCCGCAAGAACTTCAGCCTCGACTGCAACAAGGAAAGCATGTTCGAGGTCGCCATCGAG
This genomic interval from Fibrobacter sp. UWR3 contains the following:
- the rpsE gene encoding 30S ribosomal protein S5 — translated: MEREAQVSEFEDKVVHINRCAKTVKGGRRMSFSALVVVGNKNGKVGVGLGKAKEVSEAIRKGTEAAQRNIVEVQLLDGTIPHDIEVKSGSTRILLMPAAPGTGVIAGAAARAVLELAGVRNILTKIHGSSNPSTVVSACLEGLMSQKNKQDCAKLRGFEA
- the rpmD gene encoding 50S ribosomal protein L30; translation: MKKVRITLIKGTVRRLPVHRANVKALGLRKIGQSVEHVLTPSIQGMINAVADMVKVEEI
- the rplO gene encoding 50S ribosomal protein L15 translates to MELNTLNPGKAAKGKSRKRIGRGPGSGWGTTAGRGQKGAGARKSAQAGRVAFEGGQMPIHRRIPKRGFKHAGVEFQIVNLKKLAGVSVTDFDAQVMFDQGFIKDIDKPIKVLAFGTIDKAINVKVNAISEAAKSAIEAAGGKVEIV
- the secY gene encoding preprotein translocase subunit SecY; the encoded protein is MEALKKAIDAFVNAFKIADLRKKILFTLAVLIIYRVGAHITIPGVNAAVLAEYFKNSNNLFGLYDSFTGGAFAKATVFALGIMPYISASIIIQLMGSVIPGIQMLQKEGQEGRAKLNQYTRYFTVALAALQGWGISVWLSSLKVSVSGVQVSALADDFATGAGNIGFRLLATLTFTAGTIFVMYLGEQITSHGVGNGISLIIFAGIVGGLPRAFLAQWEMFKEDIQPLASEIIILAIVVVIIGFIVFVEQANRRIPLQSPRRTVGNKVMGGQSSYLPFKVNTAGVIPVIFASCIMFIPAMIASWFPNVSAMQSFAIAFVPGHLSYSVIDALLIIFFTFFYTAIQYNPNDIAENLKKSGGFIPGVRPGKQTAEYIDHVLTRISLPGSLYLAFISVAPWYLKDAFDMSFYIGGTSVLIVVGVALDTLRQLEAQLHTKNYEGFLKHGRIRGRMAS
- the infA gene encoding translation initiation factor IF-1, translated to MAKEEGIQVEGVVLEALPNAFFRVQLGNGHEILAHVSGKMRRHFIRILPDDKVLVEISPYDLNRGRITYRYK
- the rpmJ gene encoding 50S ribosomal protein L36 — protein: MKIKASIKPRCENCKIIRRKGVLRIICSKNPRHKQKQG
- the rpsM gene encoding 30S ribosomal protein S13; this translates as MARIAGVDLPKNKTVEYGLTAIYGVGLFTANKVCAQLGIDKNKKCDDLTEEEQGKIRHLLEDEYSVEGQLRAEVTLNIKRLLDIGCYRGIRHRKGLPVRGQRSRTNARTRKGPKKTVANKKK
- the rpsK gene encoding 30S ribosomal protein S11 produces the protein MKETAAAAEAPAAAATEEVKVKKGKKRIDIQGIACVNATFNNTIVSITDARGNVVAWGSPGNSGFKGSRKSTPFAAQLAAETAAHKAFDLGMRKVDVRVKGAGGGRESAVRALKNAGLEVLSIRDVTGIPHNGCRPKKKRRV
- a CDS encoding DNA-directed RNA polymerase subunit alpha, whose protein sequence is MMWKSLQMPRSFQKVESSEDGRKAKFVVEALERGWGITLGNALRRVLLSSLQGAAIVSVKIEGVEKEMSTIPGVKEDVTDIILNLKSIRVKLLSDHDETLHLDMSGDGEVTAKDFMDNPNVVILTPDVHIATLNGNASLSMDVKISCGRGFVRADELKDKDAPIGVIATDANFNPVQQVAMHISDTRVGQRTDFNRLELEITTDGSIDPEDALAYAAKLLVDHLEIFINFEGDLESPEEIEMDEERQRIATLLRTRVEELELSVRSSNCLRMANIHTVGELVRNKENDMLKYKNFGRKSLVELNEVLTSMGLSFGMDVDDYLKD
- the rplQ gene encoding 50S ribosomal protein L17 → MRHGVKNKKLGVNAQHKRAILRALATSIIGKGMEAEQSARYVRTTLHKAKIVRSNVDRMITYAKKGDLSARREAARFITSPKVLQDLFATIGPRYATRNGGYTRIIKLGPNRAGDAAEMALIGLVEDEIVVKEKKAAEPAKSDAVSMVEGEGKASN
- a CDS encoding polysaccharide biosynthesis/export family protein; the encoded protein is MSRFATFILFLSAFCALSFSATLPSGVTGVTQQGIQPRSSVTLAPAYSEVTVDSTYKLGPGDFLDIGLENNYLTVQIYPDGYVAIEECGSVKVAGKTLAEARELILDLASKRYKREYCYVQLSALKRFRASIMGAVVHVGQHPVDPQTRLSYFIRQAGGPLPTANLEDITLIRNDDTLHIDFNAISTKGDFASDPIIEQGDRIFVPYQVMGENVALLFPGYRTSVPYKEGRTIQEYFELSGAGRLHNYGYKAVCVREPGSDPRWIPITEMSKTTVQANTELEFTVKEMLVYVGGAVARIGQVEYNPSWHAIDYIAAAGLNTISGTWSQVKVWRGNKPDPLKLSVTEDPILPGDYIEIPKSRYEAFKDFTLFLASLLTVVSSAFIIYASYNKQ